One part of the Leptospira saintgironsiae genome encodes these proteins:
- a CDS encoding MaoC family dehydratase: MAKLVLSSFAELQAYEGKELGVSDAHEITQAQIDTFANATLDHQWIHTDPARAAKESPFGTTIAHGYLTLSMAPYLLSQILELRNIKMGINYGMEKLRFLDPVKVGSKLKLRAELIELKDLRGTARMTLKLSFEVEGAAKPAAIGEVIYLYQFA, encoded by the coding sequence ATGGCTAAACTCGTACTCTCCAGCTTCGCAGAACTACAGGCTTATGAAGGAAAAGAACTAGGCGTATCCGACGCTCACGAAATCACCCAGGCACAAATCGATACATTCGCAAACGCAACTTTGGATCACCAATGGATCCATACTGATCCTGCAAGAGCTGCAAAAGAATCTCCTTTTGGGACCACAATCGCTCATGGCTATCTTACACTTTCTATGGCTCCTTACCTTTTGAGTCAGATCTTAGAATTAAGGAACATTAAAATGGGGATCAACTACGGGATGGAAAAACTCCGCTTTTTAGATCCTGTTAAGGTGGGCTCCAAGCTTAAACTTAGAGCAGAACTTATAGAATTAAAGGACCTGAGAGGGACCGCAAGAATGACCCTGAAGCTTAGCTTCGAAGTAGAAGGTGCCGCAAAACCTGCTGCAATCGGCGAAGTGATCTATCTCTACCAATTCGCCTGA